Genomic DNA from Fusobacteriaceae bacterium:
CAAAAAGAAATTTTTGACACGATGAGGCGGACAAGAGGTGCAAAAAATGAAACAACGCGGGTTGCAATAAATTTTAAATTATTTTTGTATATGATTGGGCCGACGCCTGTATATGGGGGCGTGTCCGTTGCAAGAGACGCAAGGCATTGCGTCTCTACGGGGATAACCTGAAAATTTTCGAAATAAAAAAGGCGGAACCGAAATTCCGCCTGTAAAATCGCGTTCTACGCCTCTTTTGCCTGTTCCGCGGCCTCGGCGCGCAAATCCTACTTTCTCTGCGTCGCCATAGCAAAATGGATGGCCTCACTTTTTACCGCGTTCATGCGTTCCGTGACCCTGGCATCATACAGTTCCTGCAAATCTGTCCAAAATTCACGATTAAGGCCAAAATATTCTGAAAGACGGGCGGACATATCTGCCGTCATTTTTGTTTTTCCGTCCAGGATGCGATGAATTCTCGCCCAAGATACAGCCGTTTCATTGGCAAGTTTGTTGACCGAGAGACCGAGGGGCTCCATGAACTCTTTTCGCAATATTTCCCCCGGCGTCGGGAAATCAACATTGATCATTTGTCGATCCTTCTCCATTTTTCCCCCCATAATCAATGATAATCCACAATCTCTACTTCATACGCGTTTCCGTTAAACCACCTGAAAGCCAGACGCCATTGATCATTGATTTTGATGCTGCTCTCCCCTTTGCGACGGCCCTGCAATTTTTCATAATGATTGCCCGGAATTTTCCTGAGAATTTCTTCACTGACTGCCTTGTCCAACATAAAGAGCTTTCGCAATGCTTGTTCGCAGAGTTCTTTCGAATACTTTTTGCTTCTTCCCAGTTTGAACAAGCGTTCTGTATGCTTGTCGGAAAACGACTTGATCATGTTTCCATCCCCCAGTACCTAGATATTTCTTTGTACCTTCAGTATAGCATATTATTCATTGAAAAACAAGGTTGATTTTTGAGTCGACGGAACGTCGTTTTGCCGTAGGGGCAGGCCCCTGTGCCTGCCCTGATCCAAT
This window encodes:
- a CDS encoding HigA family addiction module antidote protein, which codes for MEKDRQMINVDFPTPGEILRKEFMEPLGLSVNKLANETAVSWARIHRILDGKTKMTADMSARLSEYFGLNREFWTDLQELYDARVTERMNAVKSEAIHFAMATQRK
- a CDS encoding type II toxin-antitoxin system RelE/ParE family toxin, with the translated sequence MIKSFSDKHTERLFKLGRSKKYSKELCEQALRKLFMLDKAVSEEILRKIPGNHYEKLQGRRKGESSIKINDQWRLAFRWFNGNAYEVEIVDYH